One segment of Haliotis asinina isolate JCU_RB_2024 chromosome 12, JCU_Hal_asi_v2, whole genome shotgun sequence DNA contains the following:
- the LOC137258157 gene encoding 26S proteasome non-ATPase regulatory subunit 10-like encodes MSISAELVMLNKLIANANDEEILCHIRTNNITPELAVDLTAVMSTISKAAVLGRVNILNTLLSLGFTPQPDRHPIHYASENGSLAVVTSLVEDHNTDVMCVDKVNDSPLFLASRKGQLEIVKYLVKRGADINFGGRIPPLVIAVSRYQIHICDYLIKNGADVNKEDIYSRTPLRAAARKGYVDIAHTLVEAGASVNAKCTDQQSAFMAGSLFGHLSVMKFLESHGADINVIDNKGDTALHLAVREGHYEIVRYLLVDLCVVCTINSDCESPFSIALDNTDFDILLLFHKAGRWPLNMLFDFPPDTAELLMPILHLVTKPYLLQELACFKLRSMLGPKLTSTVNHLPVPGAVKNFILLSHVPSCRP; translated from the coding sequence ATGTCGATTTCTGCTGAGTTGGTTATGTTGAATAAGCTGATAGCGAATGCTAATGACGAAGAAATTTTATGTCATATTCGGACAAATAACATCACGCCAGAACTCGCTGTCGATCTGACAGCAGTGATGTCTACAATTTCCAAGGCTGCAGTTCTGGGACGTGTCAACATACTAAACACGCTTCTCTCCCTTGGATTTACTCCCCAGCCAGATCGACACCCAATTCATTATGCTTCAGAAAATGGTAGTCTGGCTGTAGTGACATCTTTGGTGGAAGATCACAACACTGACGTGATGTGTGTGGACAAAGTCAATGACAGTCCTCTGTTCCTGGCCTCACGTAAAGGGCAGTTGGAAATTGTCAAATATCTTGTTAAAAGAGGTGCAGACATCAACTTCGGAGGTCGAATACCACCCCTTGTCATTGCTGTTTCTCGCTATCAAATCCATATTTGTGACTACTTGATCAAAAATGGAGCTGATGTAAACAAGGAAGACATATATTCACGCACACCTCTCCGTGCTGCTGCTCGAAAAGGTTATGTAGACATTGCCCATACTCTTGTGGAAGCAGGGGCATCAGTAAATGCAAAATGTACAGATCAACAGTCTGCATTTATGGCAGGAAGCCTGTTTGGTCATTTGTCAGTGATGAAATTTCTTGAGTCTCATGGTGCAGATATCAATGTGATTGATAATAAAGGAGACACAGCATTACATCTGGCAGTTCGGGAGGGTCATTATGAAATTGTGAGATATCTCCTTGTTGATCTCTGTGTTGTGTGTACAATTAACTCAGATTGTGAATCCCCTTTCTCCATTGCACTAGACAATACAGATTTTGACATTTTGcttctgtttcacaaagctggtAGATGGCCATTGAACATGTTGTTTGATTTCCCACCTGATACAGCAGAGCTGTTGATGCCTATTTTACACCTTGTGACAAAACCATATCTACTTCAAGAACTGGCCTGTTTCAAACTTCGAAGTATGCTTGGACCAAAGTTGACATCTACAGTGAATCATCTACCAGTACCAGGGGCAGTCAAGAACTTCATTCTGCTCAGTCATGTTCCATCTTGTAGACCATGA
- the LOC137258140 gene encoding serine/threonine-protein phosphatase 6 regulatory ankyrin repeat subunit B-like: MSDLRLLNSLIEKGSAQDVLRHIRANDINPNCFQNLPPSSAPVSVAAIAGHANVLNTLLSLGFMPHPDRQPIHYAAIEGHLTVVQSLVEDHNADIMSVDSKGHTPLYLATLNDWFDVVRYLLEAGADVNNRGRMPPLILAVVHYKPDLCKFFLSYGADVNLRDNFGRSPLGTAARTGSVNIACELIQAGADINLSSRGGTPFLSASRFGKVSMMRLLSSQGADVEACDQDGDTALHLAVGEGYYRVVRYLVVELCIPLDAFNDIGETAFFIALKKSDIAIMQLFIKVGYWPVSEMQRLEVNSEQFKLLSDIMSKPYLLQELACFKLRRTMGSRVTTSVNHLPVPQPVKEFILLCHLPFSRP; encoded by the coding sequence ATGAGTGACCTGCGTTTACTGAATTCACTGATTGAGAAAGGCAGTGCACAAGATGTTTTGCGTCACATCAGGGCGAACGATATAAATCCGAATTGCTTTCAAAATCTACCTCCTTCTTCAGCGCCAGTATCCGTGGCAGCAATAGCCGGACATGCTAATGTTTTAAACACGCTCCTTTCTTTGGGCTTCATGCCCCACCCAGACCGACAACCCATCCATTATGCTGCTATAGAGGGTCACCTTACGGTTGTGCAGTCTTTGGTAGAAGATCACAATGCAGACATAATGAGCGTTGACAGTAAAGGCCATACCCCATTATATCTAGCTACACTTAATGACTGGTTTGATGTTGTCAGATATCTTCTTGAGGCAGGAGCAGACGTTAATAATCGCGGCCGGATGCCACCACTTATTTTGGCCGTTGTTCACTACAAACCAGACCTTTGTAAATTTTTCTTGAGTTATGGTGCTGATGTTAACTTGAGGGATAATTTTGGACGGTCACCACTTGGGACAGCTGCACGGACAGGAAGTGTTAACATAGCATGTGAACTGATACAGGCAGGGGCAGACATTAATCTCTCAAGTCGAGGAGGAACACCGTTTCTATCAGCAAGCCGTTTTGGTAAGGTGTCGATGATGAGACTCCTGTCTTCTCAAGGTGCTGATGTTGAGGCTTGTgatcaagatggagacactgccTTACATCTGGCTGTTGGCGAGGGTTACTATAGAGTTGTTAGATATTTAGTTGTTGAACTATGCATTCCGTTAGATGCTTTTAATGATATTGGCGAAACTGCATTTTTCATTGCTCTGAAAAAGTCTGATATTGCAATTATGCAACTCTTCATAAAAGTTGGATACTGGCCAGTGAGCGAGATGCAGAGGTTAGAAGTAAATAGTGAGCAATTCAAACTCCTATCAGACATTATGTCGAAGCCTTATTTGCTTCAAGAATTAGCTTGTTTTAAACTTCGAAGGACAATGGGATCAAGGGTAACAACATCTGTGAATCATCTTCCAGTCCCCCAGCCTGTCAAGGAATTCATTCTGCTCTGCCATTTGCCATTTTCTAGACCTTGA